A window of the Flavobacterium sangjuense genome harbors these coding sequences:
- a CDS encoding PorP/SprF family type IX secretion system membrane protein gives MKTKFTGLFLVFFTIVAFAQQEGQYTQYMYNTSVINPAYTGSREALSIFGLHRTQWVGLEGAPSSNNIAISSPIGKNVSLGLSVVNDKIGPSDENNFAIDFSYGFPISENYKLSFGLKGSANILNVDFTKLNIYNPGDPRFQDNIDDRFTTNIGAGVYLNSDKSYFGLSVPYIIESKHYDGTAPSGADTFIASEKMHFNFIAGHVFDLNPNIKFKPSLLTKVVQGAPLSLDLSGNFLIYDKFTAGLAYRLSSSISALAGFQITDGLFIGYAYDRETTKLADYNSGSHEVFLRFELVKRNVKIMSPRFF, from the coding sequence ATGAAGACAAAATTTACAGGTTTATTTTTAGTGTTTTTTACGATTGTTGCTTTTGCGCAGCAAGAAGGACAATATACTCAGTATATGTACAATACAAGTGTTATCAATCCGGCATATACAGGTTCGAGAGAAGCATTAAGTATTTTTGGATTACACCGAACTCAATGGGTTGGACTAGAAGGAGCTCCTTCTTCGAATAACATTGCGATTAGTTCGCCAATAGGCAAAAATGTTTCATTGGGTTTAAGCGTGGTGAATGATAAAATTGGTCCTTCAGACGAAAATAATTTTGCAATTGATTTCTCTTATGGTTTTCCAATTTCAGAAAATTACAAATTGTCGTTTGGATTAAAAGGAAGTGCCAATATATTGAATGTTGACTTTACAAAATTGAACATTTACAACCCTGGTGATCCAAGATTTCAGGATAATATCGACGATCGATTTACAACAAATATTGGAGCCGGAGTTTATTTAAATTCTGATAAATCATATTTTGGATTGTCAGTTCCTTACATAATAGAAAGTAAACATTATGATGGAACAGCTCCGAGTGGCGCTGATACTTTTATCGCTTCAGAAAAAATGCATTTCAATTTTATAGCCGGACATGTATTTGATTTAAATCCAAACATCAAATTCAAACCGTCATTATTAACTAAAGTTGTTCAGGGTGCACCATTATCATTGGATTTATCGGGTAACTTTTTAATTTATGATAAATTTACCGCAGGTTTAGCCTATAGATTAAGTTCTTCAATCAGTGCATTGGCAGGGTTTCAGATAACTGATGGTTTATTTATTGGATATGCCTATGATAGAGAAACTACCAAATTGGCAGATTATAACTCAGGCTCTCATGAAGTGTTCCTGCGTTTTGAATTAGTTAAAAGAAATGTAAAAATAATGTCTCCAAGATTCTTCTAA
- a CDS encoding T9SS type B sorting domain-containing protein has translation MSKAIVFLMLFGCFVTANAQGTPDDIDGDGIPNTTDIDDDNDGVLDSVESVITYIQLNGFTAFSPASIPSSGLVAGNRLIKRNALIYLNNSYDAIMEFTAVQPGSGRLWLIGGGDIALQDIYPFENAYFTYKLIFMPAGVATPTGTLTASTINNVAVSLADIDGNGTGSDMGDVAGYAFANNITGSPIVGANLVNQGFTFGTSGLGGPGAGFDYFRPATLTATNGAINTTILADPLYMVTTYQNVYTTSEFVYGVTGTEDSEVGERRSQIFVRLGNIDGVDTDGDGIVNQYDLDSDNDGCSDSNEYYFDPSSAAPGQQYGMTGGAVAPTNPNGTVVAASYSGFYDLALIAGGANAFTSPADRIINAGDTTTFTVTPAGSAGISNFTWQVSTDGGTTWTNVIDGGIYSGAATMTLTITGAPYSLNNYKYRVLINSSDYVCGDTYSAPATLSFLNAAPIANDDNQSAAPLLEDGANGTVSILNNDTDPDGNPTAPVNGTGQFTVDLDPATAGIQTTITTPEGVWTLNNATGVVTFDPADNYFGTASIVYTLCDPSGACDTAIITFVVSSVNDAPVAVDDTISTPYDTNIDIPVAGNDYDIDGTINNATIDLDPSTPGIQTTFTVPGEGTYTANPDGTVTFDPIAGFEGNTTPISYVIQDNQGLISNIGTISILVGPCSTNPSGDCDFDGLSNSDEITIGTNPNNPDTDGDGVLDGTEVADATDPLDFCESIEEHATLAPSTAFSAADCDGDGLINGDEFGNIIGHPFDSNGNGTPDYLEVNNYYLSNYDDGLEIFNGVSPASDDVKNNVFTIRNIEMYPDNTLQIFNRWGVVVYEVDGYGTNNKYFKGISEGRATVSASSELPEGTYFYVLKYVNSTGANKQRSGYLYLTR, from the coding sequence ATGTCAAAAGCAATAGTGTTTTTAATGTTATTTGGTTGTTTTGTTACCGCCAATGCTCAAGGTACACCTGATGATATCGATGGAGATGGTATTCCAAATACCACTGACATTGATGATGACAATGATGGAGTACTGGATTCTGTAGAGTCGGTAATTACGTACATTCAATTGAATGGTTTTACAGCCTTTAGCCCTGCTTCAATACCATCATCGGGACTTGTAGCCGGAAACAGACTTATCAAAAGAAATGCATTAATTTATCTAAACAATTCCTATGATGCAATCATGGAATTCACAGCTGTTCAACCTGGTTCAGGAAGATTATGGTTAATAGGAGGTGGTGATATAGCTCTTCAAGATATCTATCCTTTTGAAAACGCTTATTTTACTTATAAATTAATTTTTATGCCAGCAGGAGTAGCAACTCCAACCGGAACATTAACCGCATCTACAATAAATAACGTAGCTGTATCTCTTGCGGATATAGACGGTAACGGAACTGGCTCAGACATGGGAGATGTAGCGGGTTATGCTTTTGCAAATAATATTACAGGATCACCAATTGTTGGTGCCAATTTGGTTAATCAAGGTTTTACATTTGGGACATCAGGACTTGGAGGTCCGGGAGCAGGATTTGATTATTTTAGACCTGCTACACTAACTGCAACCAATGGGGCGATTAATACAACTATTCTTGCCGATCCATTATATATGGTAACTACTTACCAAAATGTTTATACAACGAGTGAATTTGTTTACGGAGTTACCGGAACTGAAGATAGCGAAGTAGGGGAAAGAAGATCTCAAATATTTGTTCGTTTAGGTAATATCGATGGCGTAGATACCGATGGTGATGGTATCGTTAATCAATATGATTTAGATTCTGATAACGACGGTTGTTCGGATTCTAATGAATATTATTTTGATCCTTCAAGCGCTGCACCTGGACAACAATACGGGATGACAGGAGGTGCTGTAGCACCAACAAATCCAAATGGAACAGTAGTAGCAGCAAGTTATAGTGGTTTTTATGATTTGGCACTTATTGCCGGTGGAGCAAATGCATTTACCAGTCCGGCAGATCGAATTATAAATGCTGGTGATACTACTACTTTTACAGTAACTCCTGCCGGAAGTGCCGGGATTTCAAATTTTACTTGGCAAGTAAGTACAGATGGTGGAACAACCTGGACCAACGTTATTGATGGAGGTATCTATTCAGGCGCTGCAACAATGACACTTACAATAACTGGAGCGCCATACAGTTTGAATAATTATAAATACAGAGTATTGATTAATTCTAGCGATTATGTTTGTGGAGACACTTATTCGGCACCGGCAACTTTATCATTTCTTAATGCTGCGCCAATTGCAAACGATGACAATCAAAGTGCCGCTCCTTTATTAGAAGATGGTGCAAATGGTACAGTGAGTATTTTAAATAACGATACGGATCCTGATGGAAATCCAACCGCACCAGTAAATGGGACAGGACAATTTACAGTAGATTTAGATCCTGCTACTGCAGGAATTCAAACAACAATTACAACACCTGAGGGTGTTTGGACATTAAATAATGCAACCGGGGTCGTTACATTTGATCCGGCAGATAATTATTTTGGAACCGCTTCGATAGTATATACACTTTGTGATCCAAGTGGGGCTTGTGATACAGCAATTATTACATTTGTTGTAAGTTCTGTTAATGACGCTCCTGTTGCTGTTGATGATACAATATCAACACCTTATGATACTAATATTGATATACCAGTCGCAGGTAATGATTATGACATTGATGGCACAATAAACAACGCTACAATTGATTTAGATCCGTCAACTCCAGGAATACAAACCACTTTTACAGTTCCGGGAGAAGGAACTTACACTGCAAATCCTGACGGTACAGTAACTTTTGATCCTATTGCAGGTTTTGAAGGTAATACAACACCAATAAGTTACGTAATTCAAGACAATCAAGGATTAATATCTAATATCGGAACAATATCTATACTTGTAGGGCCATGTAGCACGAATCCAAGTGGAGATTGTGATTTTGATGGATTGTCTAATTCAGATGAAATTACAATAGGTACAAATCCTAATAATCCGGATACAGATGGAGATGGAGTATTAGACGGAACCGAAGTTGCAGATGCTACTGATCCTTTAGATTTTTGTGAATCTATAGAAGAACATGCCACTTTGGCGCCATCAACAGCGTTTTCAGCTGCTGATTGCGATGGAGACGGACTTATAAATGGAGATGAATTTGGGAATATTATTGGTCATCCTTTTGACAGTAATGGAAATGGAACTCCGGATTATTTAGAGGTTAACAATTACTATCTTTCTAATTATGATGATGGATTAGAAATTTTTAATGGTGTTTCACCAGCAAGTGATGATGTTAAAAACAATGTGTTTACCATTAGAAATATAGAAATGTATCCTGATAATACTTTGCAGATATTTAATAGATGGGGAGTAGTAGTTTATGAAGTAGACGGTTACGGAACCAACAATAAATATTTTAAAGGAATCTCTGAAGGCAGAGCTACTGTTTCAGCTTCATCAGAGTTACCTGAAGGTACTTATTTCTATGTATTGAAATATGTTAATTCAACCGGAGCAAACAAACAACGATCAGGATATTTATATCTAACTCGATAA
- a CDS encoding PKD-like domain-containing protein has protein sequence MKKIITLLFVLFIYTTSYSQFSRIHYIPPITSATNSGMAPGEQYLYISTPNTTPVSVTITPIGGVPFVRTVTNAVPIEYAINTTTSGATGRSSQLFTPNTAIGLLTNKGYLIEATDLIYANIRVLSNSGSQAGGLVAKGTSAMGKTFRIGGMLNKFNPIGNFDSILNFASFIATENDTHVTITLSDPAAIGTPMTNGVIYNGPISVTLQKNESYIFSFENTTTVFRSSFIHGGLIQSDKNIVVNSGSFGGCSYTAGIPADTSTGDFRGKDYGFDQIVPVEKTGKEYIFVKGLGSNALERVLVVAHTNGTQIFKNGSATATATLNAGEYYVYNGSDYLNGNLYVTSTENVFCYQAMGGNTDLGNQNMFFVPPINCSTPSVVDNIPLIQKIGSQTFSGNVNIVTVAGSVVRVNNVTVTATPVAVTGPTSPAFVRYTLTGRTGNIKVTSTNQVYVSYFGNDSNATYGSYYSGFDTKPEINYTTASAATGNCIPNVILDVTPIALTDTYAWYFNGSTTPISGATANTYTPTQPGYYQVTRQNAAGCPAISSDLIPVSDCPTNVDNDAVSDNVDIDDDNDGITNCTESYGNQAVNTTNSSSGTVAVGAYSNAFTGVVTTSTAASPTPFVGNADGSFVTSIPTGNTNWVTYKMNFASPISLSMEYVATAAASDLINSRSEYIVTSDVNKSITLLNPTNQLLVDTNYDGVFESGVTQFTSFDIRFRLNSSVSLAAGTGTFKFLTYLTTSFSITHKNLSTLVANNSTFKFTATCVPKDSDLDGVPNYLDIDSDNDGITDNVEAQGGSFIAYTPADANNDGLSDAYGAGIVPADSDSDGVPNYLDLDSDNDGIFDLVESGSSAIDADANGIVDGPSSSFGSNGLSNSLETAADSGTLNYAIADTDSDGIKNYIELDSDNDGCNDVIEAGFSDSNSDGLLGNAPLTVNTNGVVTSGTNGYTTPNSSYVNFAAITITTQPYVTTNCTAQTATVTLVDNGGGNTYQWQFSTDGVTWSNVTNNATYSGATTNTLLISGATPLMTGDKYRVIISNPNNACGLTSSLTTISFPSAPTASVSYAGSPYCPNLTTAQPVTLTGTGAYTGGTFSSTAGLTIDPTTGAVTPSTSTSGIYVVTYMVPASGGCGAFPVTGSVEIKATPTAAITYAGTPFCTTLTTGQAVTLTGTGSYTGGAYSSTAGLTIDAVTGAITPSTSTPGNYTVSYTISGGAGCTPVTTTTPIVITQVPTAAISYAGTPFCTTLTTGQTVTLTGTAAYTGGTYSSTAGLTINAATGAITPSTSTQGNYVVTYTLAAAAGCSQVQTTTNIVITKIPTAAISYAGTPFCTTLTTGQAVTLTGTDAYTGGTYSSTAGLTIDPNTGAITPSTSTPGNYVVTYTLAAAAGCSQVQTTTNVTITRVPTASISYAGTPFCTTLTTGQAATLTGTDAYTGGTYSSTAGLTINATTGAITPSTSTNGTYTVTYNAPASAGCASVPTTTSVVITAIPTASISYAGTPFCTTLTTGQAVTLTGSNAFTGGTYSSTAGLTIDPTTGAITPSTSTQGSYVVTYTLAAAAAGCSQVQTTTNVTITKAPTASISYAGTPFCTTLTTGQAVTLSGTDAYTGGVFSSTAGLTIDAATGAITPSTSTQGSYVVTYTTPASAGCSQVQTTTNIVITKTPTASISYAGSPFCTTLTTDQAVTLTGTEAYTGGTYSSTAGLTINATTGAITPSTSTPAAYVVTYTLAAAAGCSQVQTTTNIVINPRPIATATPTAATICSLGTTNIALSSNAIGTTYTWTSTQTNVTGASSSSGSTIADTLTATGSTPGSVVYTITPFSGCTGLPVTATITVNPLPTVTISGATTVCYNGSASITFTGTPNATVTYTVNSGTNQTIGLNNLGTASVPTGNLTATATYDLVSIVSAGPPTCSQNQTGSVVVTVIPIPVVNSVVASSTICSGQPTGIALSSNISTATFTWTVTQSGVSGASAGTGSIISQNLTATGVVPGSATYSVIAHEGVCQGPATPITITVNPTPVVTASPTSQSVCSGSATSINLSSNVAGTTFSWNVVQNNVSGASNGTGNTIAQALTATSNNVGQAVYSIVPLVGGCPGTPLVVTVQVNPIPVASANAAATSICSASTTDIALTSTVAGTTFSWTVIQTGVFGSSSGTGSTIAQTLTTVGNAQGTVDYTITPSFNGCPGAPITVTITVNPTPEVFGSSATTICSGESPNISLSPSIAGTTFAWTVNATNVSGAQPGTGDTINDILTAYSNVGTAVYTVTPTFNGCSGTPLNITVTVNPEPVPTLNDGVICVTEATNIAYQTYTLYTHLSDATYDFEWYFNGGIISGAVNSSYEATEAGTYSVLVTNTATGCKSVLTQAVVVASFPALTIDTNQTLAFSSYATVEVITTGGNATLLYTLDDGPLQSSNIFTNVSPGPHRVTVTDSNGCTNLTEIINIIGYPHYFTPNGDGIHDTWNIVGLGASARIYIFDRYGKLIKQISPTGEGWNGIYNGHLLPSDDYWFKVEYTEDIPTVGMNKVFTAHFTLKR, from the coding sequence ATGAAGAAGATAATTACCTTACTTTTTGTTTTATTTATATACACAACAAGTTATTCACAATTTAGTAGAATCCATTACATCCCACCTATTACATCTGCAACTAATAGTGGAATGGCGCCGGGTGAACAATATTTATATATTTCAACTCCCAACACTACACCAGTATCGGTGACCATTACACCAATTGGAGGAGTTCCTTTTGTAAGAACAGTAACTAATGCTGTTCCTATTGAATATGCAATTAATACTACAACATCAGGAGCTACTGGTAGAAGTTCTCAATTATTTACTCCAAATACTGCAATTGGTTTATTAACAAATAAAGGATATCTAATTGAAGCAACAGATTTAATTTATGCTAATATTAGAGTATTATCAAATAGTGGTTCCCAAGCCGGTGGACTTGTAGCTAAAGGGACAAGTGCCATGGGAAAAACATTCAGGATTGGAGGTATGCTAAATAAATTTAATCCGATTGGTAACTTTGATTCAATTTTAAATTTTGCCTCTTTCATTGCTACAGAAAACGACACACATGTTACCATTACTTTGAGCGATCCAGCAGCGATTGGAACCCCAATGACAAATGGAGTAATATATAATGGACCAATTTCAGTAACTCTACAGAAAAATGAAAGTTATATTTTCTCATTTGAAAATACTACCACTGTTTTTAGAAGTAGTTTTATACACGGTGGTTTGATTCAATCTGATAAAAACATTGTGGTAAATTCAGGTTCTTTTGGTGGATGCAGCTATACTGCGGGAATTCCGGCTGACACGAGTACAGGAGACTTTAGAGGGAAAGATTATGGATTTGACCAAATTGTACCCGTTGAAAAGACTGGTAAAGAGTATATTTTTGTTAAAGGATTGGGAAGTAATGCTTTAGAACGTGTGTTGGTAGTTGCCCACACAAATGGAACACAAATATTCAAAAATGGGAGTGCTACAGCTACTGCAACTCTTAATGCGGGTGAATATTATGTTTATAATGGTAGTGATTATTTAAACGGAAATTTATATGTCACTTCTACAGAAAATGTTTTTTGCTATCAGGCAATGGGAGGAAATACAGATTTAGGAAATCAGAATATGTTTTTTGTCCCTCCAATTAACTGCTCCACTCCTAGTGTTGTAGATAACATTCCGTTAATTCAAAAAATTGGTTCGCAAACCTTTTCAGGAAATGTAAATATTGTAACTGTAGCCGGATCAGTGGTTAGGGTAAATAATGTTACTGTTACTGCAACTCCGGTTGCTGTTACAGGTCCTACATCTCCAGCTTTTGTTAGATATACTTTAACAGGCAGAACGGGTAATATTAAAGTAACCTCAACCAATCAAGTTTATGTTTCTTATTTTGGCAATGATAGTAATGCAACCTATGGTAGTTATTATTCTGGATTTGATACCAAGCCGGAAATTAATTATACTACTGCTTCTGCCGCAACAGGAAATTGTATCCCAAACGTTATCCTCGATGTAACTCCAATCGCCCTAACGGATACCTATGCATGGTATTTTAATGGAAGTACGACACCTATTTCTGGTGCAACCGCAAATACATATACACCAACTCAACCAGGATATTATCAGGTAACCAGACAGAATGCAGCAGGTTGTCCTGCAATTTCTTCCGATTTAATTCCGGTTAGTGATTGTCCAACCAATGTAGACAATGATGCTGTTTCAGACAATGTAGATATCGATGACGATAATGACGGAATTACAAACTGTACAGAATCCTATGGAAACCAAGCTGTTAACACTACTAACTCTAGCTCAGGAACAGTAGCAGTAGGTGCCTATTCAAATGCATTTACAGGAGTTGTTACCACTTCAACTGCTGCAAGTCCGACTCCTTTTGTTGGTAATGCTGACGGTAGTTTTGTTACCAGTATTCCTACCGGAAATACAAATTGGGTGACTTATAAAATGAATTTCGCTAGCCCTATATCTCTCAGTATGGAATACGTAGCTACAGCAGCTGCAAGTGATTTGATTAACTCAAGATCGGAATATATAGTAACTTCAGACGTTAACAAAAGTATTACCTTACTAAACCCAACCAATCAGCTTTTGGTAGACACCAATTATGATGGTGTTTTTGAAAGCGGTGTAACTCAATTTACATCTTTCGATATAAGATTTAGGTTAAACAGCTCCGTTTCATTAGCTGCAGGAACTGGTACCTTTAAGTTTTTAACTTATTTAACTACCTCTTTCAGCATCACTCACAAAAATTTATCTACGCTAGTTGCTAATAATTCTACATTTAAATTTACTGCCACTTGTGTTCCAAAAGACTCAGATTTAGATGGTGTGCCAAATTATTTAGATATTGATAGTGATAATGATGGTATTACGGATAATGTTGAAGCACAGGGTGGAAGCTTCATTGCATACACACCTGCTGACGCTAATAATGATGGTTTGTCTGACGCTTATGGAGCTGGAATTGTACCCGCTGATTCTGATTCAGATGGTGTGCCAAATTATTTGGATTTAGATAGTGATAATGATGGGATATTTGATTTAGTTGAATCAGGAAGTAGCGCCATAGATGCAGATGCTAATGGAATTGTAGATGGACCTTCATCAAGTTTTGGATCAAATGGGCTTTCAAATTCTTTAGAAACGGCTGCTGATTCAGGTACCTTAAATTATGCAATTGCAGATACTGATTCAGATGGAATAAAGAATTATATTGAATTAGATAGTGATAATGATGGATGTAATGATGTAATCGAAGCTGGTTTTTCAGATTCAAACAGCGATGGTTTATTAGGAAATGCTCCTTTAACTGTTAACACAAATGGAGTCGTTACCAGTGGAACAAATGGATATACAACTCCAAATAGTAGCTATGTCAATTTTGCCGCAATAACTATTACAACACAACCTTACGTTACTACAAATTGTACTGCACAAACCGCTACTGTAACTTTAGTAGATAATGGTGGTGGAAATACATACCAATGGCAATTTTCAACAGATGGAGTTACTTGGAGTAATGTTACAAATAACGCAACCTATTCAGGAGCTACCACAAATACCTTATTAATTTCCGGAGCAACTCCTTTAATGACTGGTGATAAATACCGTGTAATTATAAGTAACCCAAATAACGCGTGTGGATTAACTTCTTCATTAACAACAATATCTTTCCCTTCAGCACCCACTGCTAGTGTTAGTTACGCAGGGTCTCCGTATTGTCCTAATTTAACTACGGCTCAACCAGTTACCTTGACAGGGACTGGTGCTTATACCGGAGGTACCTTTAGCTCAACGGCAGGATTAACTATTGATCCTACAACAGGAGCAGTTACTCCAAGCACAAGTACTTCTGGCATATACGTAGTAACCTATATGGTTCCGGCAAGCGGAGGATGCGGAGCGTTTCCTGTTACCGGAAGTGTTGAAATTAAAGCAACTCCAACAGCTGCAATCACCTATGCAGGGACTCCTTTTTGTACTACCTTGACTACAGGTCAGGCAGTTACTTTAACAGGAACAGGTTCCTATACAGGAGGAGCCTATAGCTCAACAGCAGGTTTAACAATCGATGCTGTCACTGGAGCTATTACTCCAAGCACAAGTACACCAGGAAATTATACGGTTAGCTATACCATATCCGGAGGGGCAGGATGTACACCAGTAACAACCACTACACCTATTGTTATTACACAAGTACCAACAGCAGCAATCTCATATGCTGGCACTCCATTTTGTACGACCTTGACAACAGGACAAACAGTTACTTTAACGGGAACAGCAGCTTATACTGGAGGCACTTATAGCTCAACAGCTGGTTTAACAATCAATGCTGCCACAGGAGCCATTACTCCAAGCACAAGTACACAAGGTAATTATGTAGTAACTTATACCCTGGCTGCAGCTGCAGGATGTTCGCAAGTACAAACAACTACAAACATTGTTATTACAAAAATACCAACTGCTGCAATCTCTTACGCAGGTACACCGTTTTGTACAACATTAACTACGGGTCAGGCGGTTACCTTAACTGGGACAGATGCCTATACTGGTGGCACCTATAGTTCAACAGCAGGTTTGACAATAGACCCAAACACTGGAGCTATTACTCCAAGCACAAGTACACCAGGAAACTATGTTGTAACCTATACTCTTGCTGCAGCAGCAGGATGTTCACAAGTACAAACAACCACTAACGTTACTATTACAAGAGTACCTACTGCTTCAATTTCTTACGCAGGTACACCATTCTGTACAACATTAACTACTGGTCAAGCTGCTACTTTAACAGGAACAGACGCATATACTGGAGGTACCTATAGTTCTACAGCAGGTTTAACTATCAATGCTACCACCGGAGCAATTACTCCAAGTACCAGCACAAATGGAACCTATACAGTTACATATAACGCACCAGCTAGTGCTGGATGTGCTTCGGTACCAACTACCACTAGTGTTGTAATTACAGCAATTCCAACTGCTTCAATTTCTTACGCAGGCACACCATTTTGTACAACATTGACTACCGGTCAGGCTGTTACTTTAACTGGATCAAATGCCTTCACTGGAGGTACCTATAGTTCAACAGCTGGTTTAACAATCGATCCTACCACTGGAGCTATTACTCCAAGTACAAGTACACAAGGAAGTTATGTAGTAACCTATACCCTAGCTGCTGCTGCTGCGGGATGTTCGCAGGTACAAACAACTACGAACGTTACTATTACAAAAGCACCTACTGCTTCAATCTCTTATGCAGGTACTCCATTTTGTACAACATTAACAACTGGTCAGGCTGTTACTTTATCAGGAACGGATGCATACACTGGAGGTGTTTTTAGCTCTACAGCAGGTTTAACTATCGATGCTGCCACTGGAGCAATTACTCCAAGTACAAGTACACAAGGAAGCTATGTAGTAACCTATACCACACCTGCAAGTGCGGGCTGTTCGCAAGTACAAACAACCACGAACATCGTTATTACAAAAACACCAACTGCTTCAATCTCTTACGCAGGCTCTCCGTTTTGTACAACATTAACTACTGATCAGGCAGTTACCTTAACAGGAACAGAAGCATACACTGGAGGTACTTATAGCTCAACAGCAGGTTTAACTATCAACGCTACAACCGGAGCTATTACTCCAAGTACAAGTACACCTGCTGCTTATGTAGTTACCTATACCCTTGCTGCTGCTGCAGGATGTTCGCAAGTACAAACAACCACAAACATTGTTATCAATCCTCGTCCTATAGCAACAGCTACTCCTACTGCGGCTACTATTTGTTCTTTAGGCACGACCAATATTGCCCTATCCAGCAATGCAATTGGAACTACTTATACTTGGACCTCTACTCAAACCAATGTAACAGGTGCCTCATCATCATCGGGAAGTACAATAGCTGATACATTGACTGCAACTGGTTCTACTCCAGGCAGTGTGGTTTATACAATTACACCATTTAGTGGTTGTACTGGTTTACCAGTTACAGCTACAATAACTGTAAATCCATTACCAACGGTAACTATTTCTGGAGCAACAACAGTTTGTTACAATGGATCAGCCTCTATCACTTTTACAGGTACTCCAAACGCAACGGTTACTTATACTGTTAATAGTGGAACCAACCAAACTATTGGTCTAAACAATTTAGGAACAGCCTCAGTACCGACAGGTAATTTAACAGCTACAGCAACCTACGATTTAGTAAGTATTGTGTCTGCTGGACCTCCTACGTGTAGTCAGAACCAAACGGGTTCAGTAGTAGTTACAGTAATTCCTATTCCAGTAGTTAATTCAGTAGTAGCTTCATCGACTATTTGTTCAGGTCAACCAACGGGCATAGCTCTTTCCAGTAACATTAGTACAGCTACTTTCACTTGGACAGTAACACAATCAGGTGTTTCAGGAGCCAGCGCAGGAACCGGATCCATTATCTCTCAAAATCTTACTGCTACTGGTGTAGTTCCGGGTTCTGCAACTTATTCTGTTATCGCTCATGAAGGAGTTTGCCAAGGACCAGCGACTCCAATAACAATTACTGTTAATCCAACACCTGTAGTAACGGCCTCACCAACATCGCAATCGGTTTGTTCAGGAAGCGCGACTTCTATAAATTTATCCAGCAATGTAGCCGGAACAACATTCAGTTGGAATGTGGTTCAAAATAATGTTAGTGGAGCAAGTAACGGAACAGGAAATACTATTGCTCAGGCTCTAACTGCAACAAGTAATAACGTAGGTCAGGCAGTGTATTCAATAGTACCATTAGTTGGAGGCTGTCCAGGTACTCCATTGGTTGTTACTGTACAAGTAAACCCAATTCCGGTTGCATCAGCTAATGCTGCAGCCACATCAATTTGTTCTGCATCAACTACCGATATCGCTTTGACAAGTACCGTAGCAGGTACTACATTCTCGTGGACGGTTATTCAAACTGGTGTTTTCGGATCTTCATCAGGAACCGGATCTACCATAGCACAAACATTAACTACTGTTGGAAATGCCCAAGGAACGGTTGATTACACCATTACACCATCATTCAATGGATGTCCGGGAGCGCCAATAACGGTGACCATAACCGTTAATCCAACTCCTGAAGTATTTGGCTCATCAGCAACAACCATTTGTAGTGGAGAATCGCCAAACATTTCACTTTCTCCAAGTATTGCAGGGACAACATTTGCATGGACAGTAAATGCTACAAATGTTTCAGGGGCCCAACCAGGTACAGGAGATACAATTAATGATATTTTAACGGCATATTCTAATGTGGGAACTGCAGTTTATACTGTAACTCCAACTTTTAATGGATGTTCAGGAACTCCTCTGAATATAACTGTAACGGTTAATCCTGAACCAGTGCCAACATTAAATGATGGTGTAATTTGTGTAACTGAAGCCACGAATATAGCTTATCAAACCTATACTTTATATACCCATTTAAGCGATGCAACATACGATTTTGAATGGTATTTCAATGGTGGGATAATTAGCGGAGCGGTAAACAGTTCATATGAAGCGACTGAAGCCGGAACCTATTCAGTATTGGTAACCAACACAGCTACAGGATGTAAATCGGTATTAACACAAGCTGTTGTAGTTGCATCCTTCCCTGCACTTACTATCGATACCAATCAAACTTTAGCTTTTAGTAGTTATGCTACTGTTGAAGTTATTACAACTGGAGGTAATGCTACCTTATTGTATACATTAGACGATGGTCCGTTGCAAAGTTCTAATATATTTACCAATGTATCTCCAGGACCACATCGGGTTACAGTAACTGATAGCAATGGCTGTACGAATTTGACAGAAATAATAAACATCATTGGTTATCCACATTATTTCACGCCTAATGGAGACGGTATTCATGATACCTGGAACATTGTAGGATTAGGTGCTTCTGCAAGAATATATATCTTTGATAGATATGGGAAATTAATCAAACAAATCAGCCCAACTGGCGAAGGATGGAACGGAATTTACAACGGACATTTATTACCATCAGATGATTATTGGTTTAAGGTTGAGTATACTGAAGATATTCCAACAGTTGGAATGAATAAAGTTTTCACCGCCCACTTCACTTTGAAAAGATAA